A window from Acidimicrobiia bacterium encodes these proteins:
- a CDS encoding P-II family nitrogen regulator: protein MKLIVGIIKPFKVDDVKEAVKDLGVQGLTISDVQGFGRQRGHTEVYRGAEYTIDFVPKVRVEILVDDHDVDRVASRLIETARTGKIGDGKVWVVPVEQAWRIRTGESGPDAI, encoded by the coding sequence ATGAAGCTGATCGTCGGGATCATCAAACCGTTCAAGGTCGACGACGTGAAGGAAGCCGTGAAGGACCTCGGGGTGCAGGGACTCACGATTTCCGACGTCCAAGGATTCGGCCGCCAGCGCGGTCATACCGAGGTCTATCGCGGCGCGGAGTACACCATCGACTTCGTTCCGAAGGTGCGCGTCGAGATCCTCGTCGACGACCACGACGTCGACAGGGTGGCGAGCCGTCTCATCGAGACGGCTCGCACCGGAAAGATCGGTGACGGCAAGGTATGGGTTGTACCCGTGGAACAAGCCTGGCGTATCCGTACAGGTGAGTCCGGACCCGACGCGATCTAA
- a CDS encoding ammonium transporter, with product MKVNTGDTAWVLASCALVLFMTPGLAFFYGGMVRAKNVLAMLMQNFFSMGLVSVLWAALAYSLAFHGTGKWIGNLDLAWMHDVNVVPATGFGGVPIPPLAFMSFQLMFAIITPALITGALADRMKFSAWFWFLGIWLLVVYTPVAHWVFSPAGWLFRRGALDFAGGTVVHINAGIAALAVVIVLGRRRGWPQHPMPPHMLPWTLLGAGVLWFGWFGFNAGSALGANDIAAQAFVNTNMAAAAAMLGWLLFERIRGGHATTLGAASGAVAGLVAITPCAGFVGGMAPIYIGLIAGALCYLACSIKFRFGYDDALDVVGVHLVGGIVGSLLLGLFADAAFNPAVTHEGVFVSGGSWELMGDQLIAVGATIVWSGILTLVIVKVLDLVMPGGIRVSEEDEETGLDLTQHSEVGYSLERV from the coding sequence ATGAAGGTCAATACCGGCGACACCGCGTGGGTGCTCGCTTCGTGCGCGCTGGTGCTGTTCATGACGCCGGGGCTCGCCTTCTTCTACGGCGGCATGGTGCGGGCGAAGAACGTGCTCGCCATGCTCATGCAGAACTTCTTCTCGATGGGCCTCGTCAGCGTGCTGTGGGCCGCGCTCGCGTACTCGTTGGCGTTCCACGGGACCGGGAAATGGATCGGTAATCTCGACCTCGCGTGGATGCACGACGTCAACGTCGTGCCGGCGACCGGCTTCGGGGGCGTGCCGATTCCGCCACTCGCGTTCATGTCGTTCCAGCTCATGTTCGCGATCATCACGCCGGCGCTGATCACCGGGGCGCTCGCCGACCGCATGAAGTTCTCGGCGTGGTTCTGGTTCCTCGGGATCTGGCTGCTCGTCGTGTACACCCCGGTTGCCCATTGGGTCTTCTCGCCCGCAGGCTGGCTGTTCCGCCGCGGCGCACTCGACTTTGCGGGTGGCACCGTCGTGCACATCAACGCCGGCATCGCAGCGCTCGCGGTTGTGATCGTTCTCGGCCGGCGGCGTGGGTGGCCCCAGCACCCGATGCCGCCACACATGTTGCCGTGGACCCTGCTGGGCGCAGGCGTGCTGTGGTTCGGGTGGTTCGGCTTCAACGCGGGATCGGCCTTGGGTGCGAACGACATCGCCGCCCAGGCGTTCGTGAACACGAACATGGCGGCCGCGGCCGCGATGCTCGGGTGGCTTCTGTTCGAACGCATCCGCGGTGGGCATGCCACCACCCTTGGGGCCGCGTCGGGCGCGGTGGCCGGTCTGGTTGCGATCACGCCGTGCGCCGGCTTCGTCGGCGGCATGGCGCCGATCTACATCGGCCTCATCGCCGGCGCGCTCTGCTATTTGGCGTGCAGCATCAAGTTCCGCTTCGGCTACGACGACGCCCTCGACGTGGTCGGTGTCCACCTCGTCGGCGGGATCGTCGGATCGTTGCTCCTCGGGCTGTTCGCCGACGCCGCGTTCAACCCGGCCGTGACCCACGAAGGCGTGTTCGTGAGCGGCGGGAGCTGGGAGCTCATGGGTGACCAGCTCATCGCGGTGGGTGCCACGATCGTCTGGTCGGGGATCCTGACGTTGGTGATCGTCAAGGTGCTCGACCTGGTGATGCCGGGTGGCATCCGGGTCTCCGAGGAGGACGAAGAGACCGGTCTCGACCTCACCCAGCACTCCGAGGTCGGCTACTCCCTCGAGCGGGTCTGA
- a CDS encoding NIL domain-containing protein encodes MEHVRLFVSFPEELVDRPMIYEIVKRFDVVPNIRRANVEPHSGWVILELGGSPEQRDAAIAYLEKVGCTVNAMEGDVLEG; translated from the coding sequence GTGGAACACGTGCGCCTGTTCGTCTCGTTCCCTGAGGAACTCGTCGACCGTCCGATGATCTACGAGATCGTGAAGCGGTTCGATGTGGTTCCCAACATCCGGCGCGCGAACGTCGAGCCGCATTCCGGTTGGGTGATCCTCGAGCTCGGCGGGAGCCCCGAGCAGCGCGATGCCGCGATCGCGTATCTCGAGAAGGTCGGCTGCACCGTGAACGCGATGGAAGGTGACGTCCTCGAAGGGTGA
- a CDS encoding chlorite dismutase family protein gives MDPVELSLGWGVLHLFYTVDRDRAEADPQGGKRALDAVRSLEADGHQALLFAVLGHKADLGVMALGPDLARLLAFQRELSTAPLTLVDSYVSLTELSEYTSTEDDERARLEAEEGLAGAAQEASLAAWRERMAHYREQRLHPRLPLKRAICFYPMSKRRMQGANWYSLPYDSRKRLMAGHARVGRTYAGRVLQLITGSTGLDDWEWGVTLLADDPVALKDIVYEMRFDPVSAEYAEFGPFVTGLVSEPSDVLERVGL, from the coding sequence ATGGATCCCGTCGAGCTGTCACTTGGGTGGGGGGTCCTCCACCTCTTCTACACGGTGGATCGCGACCGCGCCGAGGCCGACCCGCAGGGCGGCAAGCGAGCGCTCGACGCGGTGCGGTCGCTCGAGGCCGACGGCCATCAAGCGCTGCTGTTCGCGGTGCTCGGCCACAAGGCCGACCTCGGGGTGATGGCGCTCGGCCCCGACCTCGCGCGACTCCTTGCGTTCCAGCGCGAGCTGTCGACCGCGCCGCTCACCCTTGTGGATTCGTACGTGTCGCTCACCGAGCTTTCCGAGTACACCTCCACGGAAGATGATGAACGCGCGCGCCTCGAGGCCGAGGAAGGGCTCGCCGGTGCTGCGCAAGAGGCATCGCTCGCCGCGTGGCGTGAGCGCATGGCGCACTACCGCGAGCAGCGCCTGCACCCGCGGCTGCCGCTGAAGCGCGCGATCTGCTTCTACCCGATGTCGAAGCGGCGCATGCAGGGCGCGAACTGGTACTCGTTGCCCTACGACTCCCGCAAGCGGCTCATGGCCGGCCACGCTCGCGTCGGCCGAACATATGCCGGGCGCGTGCTCCAGCTCATCACCGGTTCCACCGGCCTCGATGACTGGGAGTGGGGAGTGACGCTCCTCGCCGACGACCCCGTCGCGCTGAAGGACATCGTCTACGAGATGCGCTTCGACCCGGTGTCGGCCGAGTACGCCGAGTTCGGGCCGTTCGTCACCGGGCTCGTGTCCGAGCCGTCCGACGTGCTCGAGCGCGTCGGTCTGTGA
- the groL gene encoding chaperonin GroEL (60 kDa chaperone family; promotes refolding of misfolded polypeptides especially under stressful conditions; forms two stacked rings of heptamers to form a barrel-shaped 14mer; ends can be capped by GroES; misfolded proteins enter the barrel where they are refolded when GroES binds): protein MPKQIAYAENARRSLEAGMNKLADAVRVTLGPKGRNVVLEKKWGAPTITNDGVSIAKEIELEDPYEKVGAELVKEVAKKTDDVAGDGTTTATVLAWAMVREGLRNVAAGANPMVLKGGIEKAVETAVDSIKKNSKSVKTDLAAIANVAAISAADPEIGQMIADSLDKVGTDGVITVEESQTFGMELDFVEGMRFDKGYISPYFVTDTDRMEAVLDDAYILLHSGKISAVKDMLPVLEKVMQASRPLVIIAEDVEGEALATLVVNKIRGTFKSAAVKAPGFGERRKAMLEDMAILTGGTVISEEVGLKLENTDVGLLGRARKVVVTKDETTIVEGAGSKSDVNGRINQIKQEIENTDSDYDREKLQERLAKLAGGVAIIKVGAATEVELKEKKHRIEDAVQTAKASVEEGVVPGGGVALIRAQEQVLEMATSLTGDEATGARLVARALEEPLKQIAINAGMEGGVVVEKVKNLRGANGLNARTGEYEDLVKAGVTDAAKVTRSALQNAASIAALFLTTEAVIADKPEEKSAMPAMPGGMDGMGDF from the coding sequence ATGCCCAAGCAGATCGCCTATGCGGAGAACGCCCGCCGCTCCCTCGAGGCGGGGATGAACAAGCTTGCCGACGCCGTACGCGTCACCCTCGGCCCCAAGGGCCGCAACGTCGTCCTGGAGAAGAAGTGGGGTGCCCCCACGATCACCAACGACGGCGTATCGATCGCCAAGGAGATCGAGCTCGAGGACCCGTACGAGAAGGTCGGGGCCGAGCTGGTGAAGGAAGTCGCCAAGAAGACCGACGACGTCGCCGGCGACGGCACCACCACGGCCACAGTGCTCGCGTGGGCGATGGTCCGTGAGGGCCTCAGGAACGTCGCCGCCGGCGCGAACCCGATGGTGCTCAAGGGCGGCATCGAGAAGGCGGTCGAGACCGCGGTCGACTCGATCAAGAAGAACTCGAAGAGCGTGAAGACCGACCTCGCCGCGATCGCGAACGTCGCCGCGATCTCCGCGGCCGACCCCGAGATCGGCCAGATGATCGCCGATTCGCTCGACAAGGTCGGCACCGACGGCGTCATCACCGTCGAGGAGAGCCAGACGTTCGGCATGGAGCTCGACTTCGTCGAAGGTATGCGCTTCGACAAGGGCTACATCTCGCCGTACTTCGTCACCGACACCGACCGCATGGAAGCCGTGCTCGACGACGCCTACATCCTGCTGCACTCCGGCAAGATCTCGGCGGTCAAGGACATGCTCCCGGTGCTCGAGAAGGTCATGCAGGCCAGCCGGCCGCTCGTGATCATCGCCGAGGACGTCGAGGGCGAGGCGCTCGCCACGCTCGTCGTCAACAAGATCCGCGGCACGTTCAAGTCGGCCGCGGTGAAGGCGCCCGGTTTCGGTGAGCGCCGCAAGGCGATGCTCGAAGACATGGCGATCCTCACCGGTGGCACGGTCATCTCCGAAGAGGTCGGCCTCAAGCTCGAGAACACCGACGTGGGCTTGCTCGGCCGCGCTCGCAAGGTCGTCGTCACCAAGGACGAGACGACGATCGTCGAAGGTGCAGGCTCCAAGAGCGACGTCAACGGCCGGATCAACCAGATCAAGCAGGAGATCGAGAACACCGACTCCGACTACGACCGCGAGAAGCTCCAGGAGCGCCTCGCGAAGCTGGCCGGCGGTGTCGCGATCATCAAGGTCGGCGCGGCCACCGAGGTCGAGCTCAAGGAGAAGAAGCACCGCATCGAGGACGCGGTGCAGACCGCGAAGGCTTCGGTGGAAGAGGGCGTCGTGCCCGGCGGCGGGGTTGCGTTGATCCGCGCGCAGGAGCAGGTGCTCGAGATGGCGACGTCGCTCACCGGCGACGAGGCCACCGGTGCCAGGTTGGTCGCGCGTGCGCTCGAGGAGCCGCTCAAGCAGATCGCGATCAACGCGGGCATGGAGGGTGGCGTTGTCGTGGAGAAGGTCAAGAACCTCCGCGGCGCCAACGGCCTGAACGCCCGCACGGGTGAGTACGAGGACCTCGTGAAGGCGGGCGTCACCGACGCCGCGAAGGTCACCCGCTCGGCGCTGCAGAACGCGGCGTCGATCGCAGCGCTGTTCCTCACCACCGAGGCGGTCATCGCGGACAAGCCCGAAGAGAAGTCCGCCATGCCCGCCATGCCGGGTGGTATGGACGGTATGGGCGACTTCTAA
- a CDS encoding thiamine pyrophosphate-dependent enzyme, giving the protein MEAKSVAGTRDPIPDWASDPEFHRHLMEDMLVARRASERLWNLQRQGRITTIPPLTGQEAAIVGVVRALDLEHDWLAPYYREPLGMAALGDEFLEQVVMYWRGHPDGGHIPDGVLCLPPQISLGAQVPHAAGIAWGLKLQGKPGVACTFIGDGATSEGDFYEGLNLAGVQRVPLLVVVLNNGWAISTPTTRQTAASTFAAKAEAVGVPGVRVDGNDVLAVVEAARAARARAVAGAGPTLLELITYRMGAHTNSDDPTRYVPESELAAWRKRDPIDRLRARLTEAGSWDDARHQALVDTVEARLERIIEAAFAHPVDPNTALDHRTAHDDPRLARQRDELAARIGARREKTGAEEAREGDISWRA; this is encoded by the coding sequence GTGGAAGCGAAGAGCGTCGCCGGCACCCGGGACCCGATCCCCGACTGGGCGTCCGACCCCGAGTTCCACCGGCATCTCATGGAAGACATGCTGGTCGCCCGGCGCGCGTCGGAACGGCTCTGGAACCTGCAACGGCAGGGACGGATCACCACGATCCCGCCGCTCACCGGGCAGGAAGCCGCGATCGTCGGCGTCGTGCGCGCGCTCGACCTCGAGCACGACTGGCTCGCCCCGTACTACCGCGAGCCGCTCGGGATGGCCGCGCTCGGCGATGAGTTCCTCGAGCAGGTCGTCATGTACTGGCGCGGCCATCCCGACGGGGGACACATCCCCGACGGTGTGCTGTGCCTCCCACCCCAGATCTCGCTGGGCGCACAGGTGCCGCACGCCGCGGGAATCGCGTGGGGACTGAAGCTGCAAGGCAAGCCCGGCGTCGCCTGCACGTTCATCGGCGACGGCGCCACCTCGGAAGGTGACTTCTACGAGGGCTTGAACCTCGCCGGCGTGCAGCGCGTGCCATTGCTCGTGGTGGTGCTCAACAACGGGTGGGCGATCTCGACGCCCACCACGCGCCAGACCGCAGCGTCGACGTTCGCGGCGAAGGCCGAAGCAGTGGGCGTACCCGGGGTTCGCGTCGACGGCAACGACGTGCTGGCAGTGGTCGAGGCCGCGCGCGCGGCGCGGGCGCGTGCAGTGGCAGGCGCTGGCCCCACGCTGCTCGAGCTCATCACCTACCGGATGGGCGCGCACACCAACTCCGACGACCCCACGCGCTACGTGCCCGAGTCCGAGCTCGCCGCGTGGAGGAAGCGCGATCCGATCGACCGGCTTCGCGCGCGCCTGACCGAAGCCGGGTCGTGGGACGACGCGAGGCATCAAGCGCTCGTCGACACGGTGGAGGCCCGCCTCGAGCGCATCATCGAGGCCGCGTTCGCCCACCCGGTCGACCCGAACACCGCGCTCGACCACCGCACCGCGCACGACGACCCCCGACTCGCGCGGCAACGAGACGAGCTGGCGGCACGCATCGGCGCGCGTCGCGAGAAAACAGGGGCCGAGGAAGCACGAGAAGGGGACATCTCGTGGCGGGCGTGA
- a CDS encoding alpha-ketoacid dehydrogenase subunit beta codes for MAGVTMLAAIHDTIANEMARDERVVVLGEDVGRNGGVFRVTDGLLDRFGESRVFDTPISEAAIIGASVGLSVTGMVPIVEIQFAGFAAQAYHQIVGQLSRMRYRSRGRFHCPVTVRAAYGGGIRTPEHHPDSIEAPYAHTPGITVVVPSNPADAKGLLASAIRDPDPVLFLEPIPLYRHARDDVPEGEHLIELGRASVVREPADAVVVAWGAMVPVACEAADVIGERRGAQVGVVDLRTLAPLDVETLVSAAERAGRVVVVHEAPLTAGFGAEVVATIQEEAFYSLEAPIRRVAGYDVPAPVPLVEDWCRPDTARVVAALEASLDA; via the coding sequence GTGGCGGGCGTGACGATGCTCGCTGCGATCCACGACACGATCGCAAACGAGATGGCCCGCGACGAGCGCGTCGTCGTGCTCGGAGAGGACGTCGGGCGCAACGGCGGTGTCTTCCGCGTCACCGATGGCCTGCTCGACCGGTTCGGCGAGTCCCGCGTGTTCGACACCCCGATCTCGGAGGCCGCCATCATCGGCGCGAGCGTGGGACTGTCCGTCACGGGAATGGTGCCGATCGTCGAGATCCAGTTCGCGGGCTTCGCCGCGCAGGCCTACCACCAGATCGTCGGCCAGCTCTCGCGGATGCGGTACCGCAGCCGCGGCCGGTTCCACTGCCCGGTCACGGTGCGCGCGGCATACGGAGGCGGCATCCGCACGCCTGAGCACCACCCCGACTCGATCGAGGCCCCGTACGCGCACACCCCGGGAATCACGGTCGTCGTGCCGTCGAACCCCGCCGACGCGAAGGGGCTCCTCGCGAGCGCCATCCGCGATCCCGACCCCGTGCTGTTCCTCGAGCCCATCCCGCTCTACCGACACGCGCGCGACGACGTTCCCGAGGGTGAGCACCTCATCGAGCTCGGCCGCGCGTCCGTCGTGCGCGAGCCCGCGGACGCGGTCGTCGTCGCGTGGGGTGCGATGGTGCCGGTCGCGTGTGAGGCAGCCGACGTGATCGGCGAGCGACGCGGTGCGCAGGTGGGCGTGGTCGATCTGCGCACGCTCGCACCGCTCGACGTGGAGACGCTCGTGTCCGCAGCCGAACGCGCGGGGCGCGTGGTCGTCGTGCACGAGGCGCCGCTCACCGCCGGCTTCGGGGCCGAGGTGGTCGCCACGATCCAGGAAGAGGCGTTCTATTCGCTCGAGGCCCCGATCCGGCGCGTCGCCGGGTACGACGTGCCGGCACCCGTGCCGCTCGTCGAGGACTGGTGCCGGCCCGACACCGCGCGCGTCGTTGCGGCGCTGGAGGCGTCGCTGGATGCCTGA
- a CDS encoding dihydrolipoamide acetyltransferase family protein has translation MPDPVVESVPFRLPDLGEGMAEAEIVRWEVAVGEHVARDQIVAIVQTDKAEVELPVPHAGTITALGGEVGDILPVGATILELVPDVPITEPASPEVALRPSTTQVRREGSPVQAAPPVRKLARELGVDLEHVAGSGPGGRVTAGDVRAAAAPEAPATRPEPVPGDERVPLRGIRRAMARNMAEAWRTVPHVSLFDEIDARPLLDALHAARELSGSDTLTLTAFFVRASVLALTAQPLLNASLDDAAEEIVYHRAINIGVAVASDDGLVVPVVHNAQSLSLRALGDEISRTTTAARAGGLRRDEIRGATFTVTNFGTEGGRFATPIVSPPQVAILGCGAIRTQPVVDGDRVVAAPALPLSLSADHRVVDGHHATTFLDAIAALLRAPVQLLASDE, from the coding sequence ATGCCTGACCCAGTGGTCGAGTCGGTGCCGTTCCGGTTGCCGGATCTCGGAGAGGGAATGGCCGAGGCGGAGATCGTCCGGTGGGAGGTCGCGGTGGGCGAGCACGTCGCCCGCGATCAGATCGTCGCGATCGTGCAGACCGACAAGGCCGAGGTGGAGCTCCCCGTCCCGCACGCGGGCACGATCACCGCGCTCGGCGGCGAGGTCGGCGACATCCTCCCCGTCGGCGCCACCATCCTCGAGCTCGTACCGGACGTACCGATCACCGAACCTGCGTCACCAGAGGTCGCTCTACGACCTTCAACGACGCAGGTTCGGAGGGAGGGGTCACCAGTGCAGGCGGCGCCGCCGGTGCGCAAGCTGGCGCGGGAGCTCGGGGTCGACCTCGAGCACGTGGCGGGCAGCGGTCCGGGCGGGCGGGTCACCGCAGGCGACGTGCGCGCCGCCGCGGCTCCCGAAGCGCCCGCTACAAGACCTGAGCCTGTGCCCGGCGACGAGCGAGTGCCGTTGCGCGGCATCCGACGCGCCATGGCGCGCAACATGGCCGAGGCGTGGCGAACGGTCCCGCACGTGTCGTTGTTCGACGAGATCGACGCGCGTCCGCTCCTCGACGCACTGCACGCGGCGCGGGAGCTGTCCGGATCCGACACGCTCACGCTCACGGCGTTCTTCGTGCGAGCGTCCGTCCTCGCACTCACCGCCCAGCCGCTCCTCAACGCGAGCCTCGACGATGCCGCCGAGGAGATCGTGTACCACCGCGCGATCAACATCGGCGTCGCGGTGGCGTCCGACGACGGGCTCGTCGTGCCCGTCGTGCACAACGCACAATCACTCAGCCTGCGCGCGCTCGGCGACGAGATCAGTCGCACGACTACAGCGGCGCGCGCGGGAGGCCTGCGTCGGGATGAGATCCGCGGCGCAACCTTCACCGTCACGAACTTCGGCACGGAGGGCGGTCGCTTCGCGACACCGATCGTCAGCCCACCGCAAGTGGCGATCCTCGGCTGCGGCGCGATCCGCACACAGCCGGTCGTCGACGGCGACCGGGTCGTCGCCGCGCCTGCGCTGCCGCTCTCTTTGTCGGCAGACCACCGTGTGGTCGACGGCCACCACGCAACGACCTTCCTCGACGCCATCGCCGCGCTGCTCCGCGCGCCGGTCCAGCTGCTCGCGAGCGACGAGTAG
- a CDS encoding metal-dependent transcriptional regulator translates to MAEIHDATEEYLEAILEIEEEGTVPIRARLVERLGLSAPAVSETVNRLVEHGYAELLDDRTLRLTPKGRAVAVSIVRRHRLAERLLVDIIGLEWEKVHREADRWEHAISADVEEKLVTLLGDPATCPHGNPIPGSTHKVEGGVSTPLSQSAPGPVVVRRISEKIEIDDGALVFLAEAKLIPGSNAVVMESGPDGVRVASDSGEQLVPKDVAQLMWVVPA, encoded by the coding sequence GTGGCCGAGATCCACGACGCTACCGAGGAGTACCTCGAAGCGATCCTCGAGATCGAAGAAGAGGGCACCGTGCCGATCCGCGCGCGTCTCGTCGAGCGCCTCGGCCTCTCGGCGCCGGCCGTGTCGGAGACGGTCAACCGCCTCGTCGAGCACGGCTACGCGGAGTTGCTCGACGACCGCACGTTACGGCTCACGCCGAAGGGCCGCGCGGTGGCGGTCTCGATCGTGCGCCGCCACCGGCTCGCGGAACGGCTGCTCGTCGACATCATCGGGCTCGAATGGGAGAAGGTGCACCGCGAGGCGGATCGTTGGGAGCACGCGATCTCGGCCGACGTCGAGGAGAAGCTCGTCACGCTGCTCGGCGATCCGGCCACCTGTCCGCACGGAAACCCGATCCCGGGATCCACGCACAAGGTGGAAGGCGGCGTGTCCACACCCCTGTCGCAGTCGGCGCCCGGCCCGGTCGTCGTACGGCGCATCAGCGAGAAGATCGAGATCGACGACGGGGCCCTGGTATTCCTGGCGGAGGCCAAGCTCATCCCGGGATCGAACGCGGTCGTGATGGAGAGCGGTCCCGACGGTGTGCGCGTCGCGAGCGACTCCGGCGAGCAGCTCGTCCCGAAAGACGTCGCCCAACTCATGTGGGTGGTGCCTGCTTAG
- a CDS encoding ZIP family metal transporter — translation MSTGEIYLLGAIAGLTILLGLPVGRLRNVSTGAAAFLNAGAAGVLVFLLVETVEHAFTPVEHSLEKVTVESGGTWGEFVGKSILFTVALGVGLLSLVYYERWMAGRARRESIGPGAASVGEFGVARRVHMLSAAKRLALFIAIGIGLHNFAEGLAIGQSAASGAISLAVLLIVGFSVHNATEGFGIVAPMAADREVPSWGYLLLLGVIAGGPTFLGTVIGQSFVNETVNMMFLALAAGSILYVIVQLMQVAVKLDRRMQLMWGLFAGLLFGLGTELVLVGAGL, via the coding sequence ATGTCGACCGGCGAGATCTATCTGCTCGGCGCGATCGCCGGGCTCACGATCCTCCTCGGGCTGCCCGTCGGGCGGCTGCGCAACGTGAGCACCGGTGCCGCCGCGTTCCTGAACGCAGGCGCAGCCGGCGTGCTGGTGTTCCTGTTGGTCGAGACCGTCGAGCACGCATTCACGCCCGTCGAGCACTCGCTCGAGAAGGTCACCGTGGAGTCGGGCGGCACCTGGGGCGAATTCGTCGGCAAGTCCATCTTGTTCACCGTTGCTCTGGGCGTCGGGCTGCTGAGCCTCGTGTACTACGAGCGGTGGATGGCGGGACGCGCACGGCGCGAGAGCATCGGCCCGGGTGCCGCGTCGGTGGGCGAGTTCGGCGTAGCCCGCCGGGTACACATGCTGTCGGCCGCGAAGCGCCTCGCGCTCTTCATCGCGATCGGCATCGGGCTGCACAACTTCGCCGAAGGCCTCGCCATCGGACAGTCGGCAGCCTCCGGCGCGATCAGCCTCGCCGTGCTGCTGATCGTCGGCTTCAGCGTGCACAACGCAACCGAGGGGTTCGGGATCGTCGCGCCCATGGCCGCCGATCGAGAAGTGCCGAGCTGGGGCTATCTCCTGTTGCTCGGCGTGATCGCTGGTGGTCCCACGTTCCTCGGCACCGTCATCGGCCAGTCGTTCGTGAACGAGACCGTCAACATGATGTTCCTCGCGCTCGCGGCCGGCTCGATCCTGTACGTCATCGTGCAGCTCATGCAGGTCGCGGTGAAGCTCGACCGGCGCATGCAGCTCATGTGGGGGCTCTTCGCCGGGCTGCTCTTCGGCCTGGGCACCGAGCTCGTGCTCGTGGGCGCAGGACTCTAA
- a CDS encoding ubiquitin-like small modifier protein 1, protein MAVTVRIPTQLRELAGGASEVSADGDTVASVLAGLETAHPGFKERLFDDGGQLRRFVNVFVADEDIRFLDGVDTPVTEGQTVSIVPAVAGG, encoded by the coding sequence ATGGCCGTCACCGTTCGCATTCCCACGCAACTGCGCGAGCTCGCGGGCGGCGCGTCCGAAGTCAGCGCTGACGGGGACACGGTCGCTTCGGTGCTCGCCGGGCTCGAAACCGCGCATCCGGGCTTCAAGGAGCGTCTGTTCGACGACGGCGGTCAACTCCGACGCTTCGTGAACGTGTTCGTGGCCGACGAGGACATCCGCTTCCTCGACGGCGTCGACACGCCGGTCACCGAGGGTCAGACCGTCAGCATCGTTCCCGCGGTAGCCGGCGGCTGA